The following proteins come from a genomic window of Edaphobacter sp. 4G125:
- the ftsY gene encoding signal recognition particle-docking protein FtsY produces MVFSSLFGKRPSEPEQPESPAQEQQPKLSLFDRMKQAVTRTRESLSDSISSVVALTREVDQASLDELEPRLLAADIGSATTAIIMENLRQHALRTGIESGAQLKELLKGELKQILDGVAHPIQHPSAPPEVIMMVGVNGTGKTTTTGKLANLYRSQGRSVLLCAADTFRAAAIEQLEVWAQRSDVPVVKTKQGGDPSAALYDALAAAKSRQTDVLIADTAGRLHTKSDLMKELDKMRRTAEKLVPGAPHQTFLVMDATTGQNGLQQARLFTEAARVTGIVLTKLDGTAKGGIVLAIATELKLPVLYAGIGEKIDDLIPFDSTAFIDSLVS; encoded by the coding sequence ATGGTCTTTTCCTCTCTCTTCGGTAAACGTCCGTCTGAACCCGAACAGCCGGAATCCCCGGCTCAAGAACAGCAGCCGAAGCTAAGTCTCTTCGACCGCATGAAGCAGGCGGTCACGCGCACTCGCGAGTCCCTGTCGGACTCCATCAGTTCTGTCGTTGCTCTTACACGCGAAGTTGATCAAGCCTCGCTTGATGAGTTGGAGCCTCGTCTGCTCGCTGCTGATATCGGCAGCGCAACGACCGCCATCATCATGGAGAATCTCCGTCAGCATGCCCTTCGCACTGGCATCGAGAGCGGAGCTCAGCTCAAGGAGCTTCTGAAAGGCGAACTCAAGCAGATTCTTGACGGTGTAGCGCATCCTATCCAGCATCCTTCGGCTCCACCTGAGGTCATCATGATGGTTGGAGTTAATGGCACCGGCAAAACAACCACGACCGGAAAACTTGCCAATCTCTATCGTTCACAAGGACGCAGCGTTCTGTTGTGCGCCGCGGATACCTTTCGCGCTGCAGCCATCGAGCAGCTCGAAGTCTGGGCGCAGCGCTCCGATGTTCCAGTTGTCAAGACGAAGCAGGGTGGCGATCCTTCGGCCGCGCTCTATGATGCTCTGGCCGCAGCAAAGTCACGCCAGACTGACGTTCTGATCGCCGATACCGCAGGCCGCCTTCATACCAAGTCCGATCTGATGAAGGAGCTCGACAAAATGCGGCGTACAGCGGAAAAACTCGTTCCGGGAGCACCGCATCAGACCTTTCTTGTTATGGACGCCACTACGGGACAGAATGGCCTGCAACAGGCACGTCTTTTCACCGAAGCAGCTCGCGTTACCGGCATCGTTCTCACAAAACTCGATGGCACGGCGAAGGGCGGCATCGTTCTCGCCATCGCTACCGAACTCAAGTTGCCTGTCCTTTACGCAGGCATCGGCGAAAAGATCGACGACCTGATCCCTTTCGACAGCACTGCCTTCATCGACTCACTCGTTAGTTAG
- a CDS encoding NAD(P)H-dependent glycerol-3-phosphate dehydrogenase, with the protein MSRIAILGAGAWGTALAISLARRGGHQVCLWSHSPSVAEQLGETGENLVYLPGFILPMDVRVTNDLLGAIFEADVILCVMPSQHLRGILSQIAPLLTKNQAIVSASKGIEETTFLRMSQVIAAITENPCAVLSGPSFAQEVATGSPTAIVAASNDIHLAQTIQHEFSSSALRIYTNDDVVGVELGGALKNVIALASGVVKGLNLGHNSSAALITRGIAEITRLSVACGGRRQTLAGLSGIGDLVLTCTGELSRNRTVGIELGRGRQLDQILSSMGGKVAEGVRSTTAALGLAARYGIEMPITEQVDAILHRGRQPSDAIRDLMSRPSRDEQS; encoded by the coding sequence TTGAGCCGTATAGCAATTCTTGGAGCAGGTGCCTGGGGCACAGCATTAGCAATCTCTCTCGCCCGACGTGGCGGACACCAGGTGTGCCTCTGGTCGCACTCTCCTTCAGTGGCAGAGCAACTGGGCGAAACAGGAGAAAACCTCGTATATCTTCCCGGTTTCATTCTGCCGATGGATGTTCGCGTAACCAACGATCTACTCGGCGCCATCTTTGAAGCTGACGTGATCCTCTGCGTGATGCCTTCTCAACATTTGCGCGGTATTCTCTCTCAAATTGCTCCTCTCCTTACAAAGAATCAGGCCATTGTCTCGGCCTCGAAGGGGATCGAAGAGACGACATTCCTTCGCATGTCCCAAGTGATCGCCGCCATCACAGAGAATCCCTGTGCGGTGCTCTCTGGGCCTTCCTTCGCTCAGGAGGTCGCCACAGGCAGTCCGACCGCCATCGTCGCCGCCTCAAATGACATTCATCTGGCACAAACCATTCAACATGAGTTTTCTTCGTCCGCCTTGCGCATCTACACCAACGACGATGTTGTGGGAGTCGAGCTGGGCGGCGCACTCAAAAACGTCATCGCCCTGGCATCAGGTGTGGTGAAAGGCTTGAACCTGGGACACAACTCGTCTGCCGCTCTGATTACACGCGGCATCGCTGAGATCACGCGACTCTCTGTTGCCTGTGGTGGTCGCCGGCAAACATTGGCAGGACTTTCCGGAATCGGCGACCTGGTTCTCACCTGCACTGGAGAACTTTCCCGAAACCGGACGGTGGGAATCGAACTGGGCCGAGGACGACAACTTGATCAAATTCTTTCCAGTATGGGGGGAAAGGTCGCTGAAGGAGTCCGTTCCACAACTGCCGCTTTAGGCTTGGCAGCTCGCTATGGTATTGAAATGCCGATCACAGAACAGGTGGATGCCATTCTGCACCGGGGAAGGCAGCCCAGTGACGCCATACGAGATTTGATGTCTCGCCCCAGCCGCGACGAGCAGTCATAG
- the ribD gene encoding bifunctional diaminohydroxyphosphoribosylaminopyrimidine deaminase/5-amino-6-(5-phosphoribosylamino)uracil reductase RibD, with protein sequence MAPAHNPQDELYMQRALHLAAETAALASPNPQVGCVIVRDNEILGEGAHLYDNYDHAEIVALKQVAMHGHSPKGATAYVTLEPCSHHGRTGPCADALIAAGITRCTIATTDPNPLVSGSGIKKLRAAGIKVTLGVLEQSARDINDAFAHFIRTQTPFVMLKAALSADGKLAPPPDSRAAAQPYWLTGYEARQQVHLLRHASDAILTGIGTVAADDPLLTDRSGLPRRRPLLRVVLDPNLRIPLSSQLVQSSSNDLLIFAGATADRTKLKELIHHDVEVEIVDWDDDGNLLLPAVLSSLGKRKLLSVLLEGGSRLNGAFLSHDLVNKTILFYSPQKLGDQAISFAHDSLSPFELEKSLHRATRTTFGQDICVTGYLHDPWQEK encoded by the coding sequence ATGGCTCCAGCTCACAATCCTCAAGACGAGCTTTATATGCAACGCGCTCTGCATCTGGCTGCGGAAACCGCTGCACTCGCTAGCCCCAATCCACAGGTCGGCTGCGTCATCGTTCGAGATAACGAAATTCTAGGAGAAGGTGCACATCTCTACGACAACTACGATCACGCCGAGATTGTCGCGCTTAAACAAGTCGCCATGCACGGCCACTCCCCCAAAGGCGCGACCGCCTACGTCACGCTTGAGCCATGCAGTCATCATGGACGCACCGGTCCCTGCGCCGATGCACTGATTGCGGCGGGCATCACGCGCTGTACCATTGCCACTACGGATCCGAATCCTCTTGTCTCAGGAAGTGGTATCAAAAAACTTCGCGCCGCCGGAATCAAAGTCACGCTCGGTGTGCTTGAACAATCCGCACGCGACATCAACGATGCCTTCGCTCACTTTATTCGCACACAAACGCCATTCGTCATGCTGAAAGCTGCTCTCTCCGCAGATGGCAAGCTTGCTCCCCCGCCTGATTCGCGCGCCGCAGCTCAACCCTACTGGCTCACCGGATATGAAGCACGACAACAGGTTCATCTGCTCCGCCATGCGTCCGACGCAATTCTTACTGGCATCGGCACTGTAGCTGCCGACGATCCTCTGCTGACAGACCGCAGCGGGCTTCCTCGTCGCCGTCCTCTCCTACGCGTGGTACTCGATCCGAATCTCCGTATCCCGCTCTCGTCGCAACTCGTGCAATCGTCCAGCAACGATCTTTTGATCTTCGCCGGCGCGACAGCAGACCGCACAAAGCTCAAGGAGTTAATTCATCACGATGTTGAGGTCGAGATTGTGGACTGGGACGATGATGGAAATCTCTTGCTTCCCGCAGTCTTATCTTCACTCGGTAAACGAAAACTTCTGAGTGTTCTCCTCGAAGGAGGTTCACGTCTCAATGGAGCTTTCCTCAGTCACGATCTGGTTAACAAAACAATCCTCTTCTACTCTCCACAAAAGTTAGGCGATCAAGCGATCTCATTCGCGCACGACTCGCTCTCTCCCTTCGAACTTGAGAAGTCGCTGCACCGAGCCACACGAACAACATTCGGACAAGATATTTGCGTCACAGGCTATCTTCACGATCCCTGGCAGGAGAAATAG
- a CDS encoding riboflavin synthase — protein MFTGLIETTGAVLCVTPHAGVTRITIGAPPALVRRLSTGDSIAVNGVCLTALDIEPNAFPSRFSADLAAETIARTTLSRLKPDNVVNLELPTPAGSPLGGHVVQGHVDTTGILMSLEPIVVDTEATDYRLQFTIPDSLTRYIVEKGSITVEGISLTVAAIRGNQVEIAIIPHTYASTNLRTLSAGDALNIEVDVLGKYAERLSEKPADFVVTEQYLIANGY, from the coding sequence ATGTTTACCGGTCTGATTGAAACCACCGGCGCTGTTCTTTGCGTTACTCCCCATGCTGGAGTGACTCGGATCACCATTGGGGCTCCCCCCGCGCTCGTTCGTCGTCTCTCTACTGGAGATTCGATTGCGGTAAACGGCGTATGTCTCACCGCGCTTGACATCGAACCCAACGCCTTTCCGTCGCGTTTCTCCGCTGATCTTGCTGCCGAGACAATCGCTCGTACCACGCTCTCCCGCCTCAAACCTGATAACGTCGTCAATCTCGAACTGCCCACGCCTGCCGGCTCTCCACTCGGCGGACATGTCGTGCAAGGCCACGTCGACACCACAGGCATCCTTATGTCGCTCGAACCGATTGTCGTCGACACCGAAGCAACGGATTACCGCCTGCAGTTCACAATCCCCGATTCACTCACTCGATATATCGTCGAGAAAGGTTCCATCACAGTCGAAGGCATCTCACTTACCGTGGCTGCCATTCGCGGGAACCAGGTTGAAATTGCGATTATTCCTCATACCTATGCGTCAACAAACCTGCGCACGCTCTCTGCCGGAGACGCTCTCAATATCGAGGTGGATGTTCTCGGCAAGTATGCCGAACGACTGAGCGAAAAGCCTGCTGACTTTGTTGTCACCGAGCAATATCTCATCGCCAACGGCTATTAA
- a CDS encoding putative bifunctional diguanylate cyclase/phosphodiesterase, which translates to MIHGTYNVYLVLLSLLVAMFASYTALDLAGRIRLIHGASVKRTAWLIGGAISMGLGIWSMHFIGMLAFRMPIELGYDPKITVYSLLIAILISGFALLIVTGNAVNHGRLAISGVLMGLGVAAMHYTGMAAMKMHPAISYRPALFWASIAIAIAASWAALWIAFTLRDGSQRLVLLKRCAAGLVMGLAIAGMHYTAMSAAIFRSGSICIAAGGVNTTWLAITVTLSTLGVLTLTLVYSMLDARYDLQAYRLRASEEKARLQASLVSANEQLMVMATRDVLTGLPNRGSLTDRIEATIVEAREQRHSFTVMFMDLDGFKTVNDSLGHTAGDKLLKAFARQLAKYVRREDMVARLSGDEFVVLLDKMGEQQEVMSVATGVLERMQQDFVIDGTPLRMSTSIGIATFPQDGETAEDLLKNADTAMYEAKQNGRNCYRFFHPEMSEAATRTLQIHRGLSEALEKGNLSLHFQPKFHGERSEIVGAEALIRWHHPELGEISPLDFIPVAERTGQIVPIGNWVIAETCRYLQHWKERHLPPIKIAINLSREQLRQPEYVEKILAMTEPAGIRPDQIMFEITETVAMRDAALTAQVIERFQSAGFDIAIDDFGTGYSSLAYLQQFRVKQLKIDRFFTEGLDLHGEEGYAIVSAIIALAHALEMVVVAEGVETSTQLERLRQLRCDEVQGFLLGRPLNGVEFESLLRVRQKEAEKSGIKPLYLRRWGYL; encoded by the coding sequence AGCGAACGGCATGGCTGATTGGTGGGGCGATTTCGATGGGACTGGGAATCTGGTCGATGCACTTCATTGGAATGCTTGCATTCCGAATGCCCATCGAACTTGGATACGATCCGAAGATTACGGTGTACTCGCTATTGATTGCGATTTTGATCTCAGGGTTCGCCTTGCTGATTGTGACCGGTAATGCTGTAAATCACGGAAGACTCGCGATCAGCGGCGTCCTGATGGGACTGGGGGTTGCTGCCATGCACTACACGGGCATGGCAGCAATGAAGATGCACCCGGCGATCTCTTACAGGCCAGCTCTGTTCTGGGCCTCGATTGCAATCGCGATTGCAGCTTCGTGGGCTGCGCTATGGATTGCTTTTACGTTACGAGATGGATCGCAACGATTAGTTCTGTTGAAACGATGCGCAGCGGGACTAGTGATGGGACTGGCGATTGCCGGAATGCACTATACGGCGATGAGCGCCGCGATCTTTCGCAGCGGATCCATCTGCATCGCAGCTGGCGGGGTCAACACTACATGGCTTGCCATTACTGTAACGCTGTCTACACTCGGAGTTCTTACCTTGACGTTGGTGTACTCCATGCTGGATGCGCGATATGACCTGCAGGCGTATCGGTTGAGAGCTTCGGAAGAGAAGGCGCGGCTTCAGGCTTCCCTCGTGAGTGCGAATGAACAATTGATGGTGATGGCGACCCGGGATGTATTGACAGGCCTGCCGAACCGAGGATCGCTGACCGATCGAATCGAGGCGACGATTGTGGAGGCGCGAGAACAAAGACACTCCTTCACTGTGATGTTTATGGATCTGGATGGATTCAAGACAGTCAATGATTCTTTGGGCCATACAGCCGGTGACAAGTTGCTGAAAGCGTTCGCGCGACAATTGGCCAAATATGTCCGACGAGAGGATATGGTGGCTCGTCTCAGCGGGGATGAGTTTGTTGTGCTGCTGGACAAAATGGGAGAGCAGCAGGAAGTAATGTCTGTCGCAACCGGCGTCCTGGAGCGGATGCAGCAGGATTTTGTGATCGATGGGACTCCGCTGCGAATGAGTACTTCCATTGGGATTGCGACGTTTCCGCAAGATGGAGAGACAGCAGAGGATCTGTTGAAGAATGCCGATACAGCAATGTACGAAGCGAAACAAAATGGTCGCAATTGCTATCGGTTCTTTCATCCAGAGATGAGTGAAGCTGCGACCAGAACGCTTCAGATTCATCGTGGACTTTCGGAGGCGCTCGAAAAAGGGAATCTCTCCCTGCATTTTCAACCGAAGTTCCACGGCGAGCGAAGCGAAATTGTGGGAGCGGAGGCATTGATTCGCTGGCATCATCCAGAGCTGGGAGAGATTTCGCCGCTCGATTTCATTCCCGTAGCGGAACGGACCGGGCAGATCGTTCCAATCGGCAATTGGGTTATCGCGGAGACATGCCGATATTTGCAGCATTGGAAGGAGCGTCATCTACCTCCTATCAAGATCGCCATCAATCTTTCGCGTGAGCAACTGCGGCAGCCTGAGTATGTCGAGAAGATACTGGCGATGACAGAGCCGGCGGGAATCAGGCCGGATCAGATTATGTTTGAGATTACTGAGACTGTAGCGATGAGGGATGCAGCTCTTACGGCGCAGGTGATCGAGAGATTTCAGAGCGCAGGCTTTGATATTGCAATCGACGACTTTGGGACGGGATACTCCAGTCTGGCTTATCTTCAGCAGTTCCGGGTGAAACAACTCAAGATTGATCGTTTCTTTACCGAGGGGCTCGATCTGCATGGAGAAGAAGGGTACGCCATCGTCTCCGCCATTATTGCTCTCGCGCACGCGCTGGAGATGGTTGTAGTCGCCGAAGGCGTGGAGACCTCGACACAGCTGGAGAGATTGAGACAACTCAGGTGCGACGAAGTACAGGGATTTCTGCTGGGGCGTCCGCTCAACGGAGTCGAGTTTGAAAGTCTTTTGCGGGTGCGGCAGAAAGAAGCAGAAAAGAGCGGCATAAAGCCGCTCTATCTCCGCAGATGGGGTTATCTATAA